A genomic window from Triticum urartu cultivar G1812 chromosome 7, Tu2.1, whole genome shotgun sequence includes:
- the LOC125520595 gene encoding transcription factor GTE9-like — protein MMGKTQKFSKGHPLGFVPDYRYGVETVGVSKGLGNPARSEAKRKCINLNTDEGADAPGFNVPRVVFELPRMSASDRNELEMRLRDELEQVRALQSRLFSRGATTSMNGGTASAPRGDFNSNKKDGKLRRSNSVQSGRGLPPSVAQPVVSSINYTASFKKCQELLKNLMKHRSAGPFVMPVDPVKLCIPDYFDIVKHPMDLGTIQKKLNAGVYPTPWEFAADVRLTFSNAILYNPVGNAVNIMAQTMSSVFEPRWKPIEKKLPRPDEELSAIEPSKNDAVEKNIVDNKEPFDRRPSNKGAYKKNTFQKEEVVAKPVLHPKKRKASPLVQDAPVASVIQMAQVAEEVPVVQTAMGMMTDEQKVALSVRLQSYGGFIPEHVVEFIKRHVNDDNDADEDELTIDMNALSDDTLFELQKLLDDYDRVNQSGNPTKDEPQEVEFQSEYGLANLSMHHEGNELVEEDIDIGGNDLPPLTYPPVVFESETADRSSKHSSSSSSSSESGSSSSGSDSSSSSGSDLGAKVPSTNIGAKENVLPVFSLDQENDSQDTLNIQEQCADRVPISADDEEENVSDKKYRAALLKSRFADTILKAREKALDQVKDPEKVRREREELERLQREEKARLQAEAKAAEEARKRAEAAAVAEAAAEAKRQREREREAARKALQQMEKTVEINEGNLFLKDFEMLGTVTGEQNLNLVGEMSPSRTPEPLGFQLGGNPLEQLGLYMKNDDEEDEEVESADEPTVDVEEGEID, from the exons ATGATGGGGAAGACGCAGAAGTTCTCCAAGGGGCACCCTCTCGGTTTCGTGCCGGACTACCGATATGGGGTGGAAACTGTGGGGGTGTCAAAGGGCCTTGGGAATCCTGCAAGAAgtgaagccaagagaaaatgcaTCAACCTCAATACGGACGAGGGGGCTGATGCTCCCGGATTTAATGTGCCGCGGGTGGTCTTTGAGTTGCCGAGGATGTCGGCCTCGGATAGGAATGAGCTGGAGATGAGGCTCCGTGACGAGCTCGAGCAGGTGAGGGCCCTCCAGAGTAGGTTGTTTTCAAGAGGGGCTACGACGAGCATGAATGGTGGGACTGCGTCGGCTCCCAGAGGTGATTTCAACAGCAATAAAAAGGATGGGAAGCTCAGGAGGAGCAATTCAGTGCAGTCTGGCAGAGGATTACCGCCATCAGTTGCCCAACCTGTAGTCAGCTCCATTAACTACACAGCATCGTTTAAAAAATGCCAGGAGCTTCTGAAGAACCTTATGAAGCATCGCTCTGCAGGCCCGTTTGTTATGCCAGTTGATCCTGTGAAGTTGTGTATCCCTGATTATTTTGATATAGTCAAGCACCCAATGGATTTGGGTACTATACAGAAAAAGCTGAATGCAGGTGTGTACCCTACACCTTGGGAGTTTGCCGCAGACGTGAGGCTTACTTTTAGCAACGCTATACTTTATAACCCAGTCGGTAATGCAGTTAACATAATGGCCCAGACTATGAGCAGTGTTTTTGAACCTAGATGGAAGCCTATCGAAAAGAAGCTTCCTCGACCAGATGAGGAACTCTCTGCAATTGAGCCTTCAAAAAATGATGCAGTTGAGAAAAATATTGTTGACAACAAAGAGCCTTTTGATAGAAGACCTTCAAATAAAGGTGCATATAAGAAAAACACCTTTCAAAAAGAGGAGGTGGTTGCCAAGCCAGTTTTGCACCCGAAGAAGAGGAAAGCCTCTCCTTTGGTTCAGGATGCTCCAGTAGCATCAGTGATACAGATGGCTCAGGTGGCTGAGGAGGTTCCAGTGGTACAAACTGCTATGGGAATGATGACAGATGAACAAAAGGTTGCTCTAAGCGTAAGACTACAATCATATGGTggattcattccagaacatgtaGTTGAGTTCATAAAGAGGCATGTTAATGATGATAATGATGCTGATGAAGATGAGTTGACTATTGACATGAACGCTCTCAGCGATGATACCCTGTTTGAATTACAGAAGCTTCTTGATGACTATGATAGAGTAAATCAGTCTGGAAATCCTACAAAAGATGAGCCTCAAGAAGTTGAG TTCCAAAGTGAATATGGACTTGCCAACTTATCAATGCATCATGAAG GCAATGAGCTTGTTGAGGAAGACATTGATATTGGTGGGAACGATCTTCCACCTTTAACATACCCCCCTGTGGTATTTGAAAGTGAAACGGCAGACAGAAGCAGCAAACATAGTTCTTCTAGCAGTTCTAGTAGTGAGTCAGGATCATCCTCCAGTG GTTCGGATTCGAGTAGCTCTTCTGGAAGTGATTTGGGTGCCAAAGTTCCTTCGACAAACATCGGGGCTAAG GAGAACGTACTACCCGTGTTTAGCTTGGACCAAGAGAACG ATTCACAGGATACATTGAATATACAAGAACAATGTGCTGACCGTGTACCTATTTCTGCTGATGATGAGG AGGAGAACGTGTCTGATAAAAAATACCGAGCTGCCCTTTTGAAAAGCCGCTTCGCTGATACAATTCTCAAAGCTCGTGAGAAGGCTCTTGATCAG GTGAAGGATCCTGAGAAAGTTCGGCGCGAGAGGGAGGAGCTTGAAAGGTTACAAAGGGAAG AGAAAGCTCGGTTACAAGCTGAGGCTAAAGCTGCTGAGGAAGCTCGCAAGAGGGCTGAAGCAGCAGCCGTTGCTGAGGCTGCTGCAGAAGCTAAACGCCAAAGAGAGCGTGAAAGAGAAGCAGCTCGTAAAGCCTTGCAGCAG ATGGAGAAAACTGTAGAAATCAATGAAGGGAACCTCTTCCTGAAAGATTTTGAAATGCTTGGAACAGTCACAGGTGAACAGAATCTCAACTTGGTCGGTGAAATGAGTCCAAGCCGTACACCTGAGCCCCTCGGATTTCAACTTGGGGGCAACCCCCTAGAACAGCTTGGATTGTATATGAAAAATGACGACGAAGAAGACGAGGAAGTCGAGTCCGCAGATGAACCAACAGTTGATGTTGAGGAGGGCGAAATAGACTGA
- the LOC125520596 gene encoding lysine histidine transporter 2-like: MGTQASPDNYTPPKDERTAREKAIDDWLPITSSRKAKWWYSAFHNVTAMVGAGVLSLPYAMSELGWGPGIAVMTLSWIITVYTLWQMVEMHEIVPGKRFDRYHELGQHAFGDKLGLWIVVPQQLVVEVSLNIVYMVTGGNSLKKFHDVICDGKCKDIKLTYFIMIFASVHFVLSQLPNFNSISGISLAAAVMSLSYSTIAWGASLDKGRAENVDYSLRASTTAGQVFGFLGGLGDVAFSYSGHNVVLEIQATIPSTPGNPSKKPMWKGVVVAYIIIAACYMPVAFIGYWAFGNSVDDNILITLNKPKWLIAMANMMVVVHLIGSYQIYAMPVFDMMETFLVRKLEFAPGIMLRLITRTIYVAFTMFVGMTFPFFGGLIGFFGGLAFAPTTYFLPCIMWLIICKPRRFSLSWFTNWICIVLGVILMIIAPIGGLRQIIISAKTYKFYS, translated from the exons ATGGGGACGCAGGCCTCGCCGGACAACTACACGCCGCCCAAG GATGAGAGGACTGCACGGGAGAAGGCGATCGATGACTGGCTTCCTATCACGTCGTCGAGGAAAGCAAAGTGGTGGTACTCGGCCTTCCACAATGTCACGGCCATGGTTGGCGCTGGGGTGCTCAGCCTCCCCTACGCCATGTCTGAACTCGGTTG GGGTCCTGGCATCGCGGTGATGACCTTGTCGTGGATCATCACGGTGTACACGCTGTGGCAGATGGTGGAGATGCATGAGATAGTCCCTGGGAAGCGTTTCGATCGGTACCATGAGCTCGGGCAGCACGCCTTCGGTGATAAGCTCGGCCTCTGGATCGTGGTGCCACAGCAGCTTGTCGTCGAGGTCAGCCTGAACATTGTGTACATGGTTACCGGCGGCAACTCTCTCAAGAAGTTCCACGACGTGATCTGTGACGGCAAGTGCAAGGACATAAAGCTCACTTACTTCATCATGATCTTCGCCTCTGTCCACTTCGTCCTCTCCCAGCTCCCAAACTTCAACTCCATCTCTGGCATCTCCCTCGCTGCAGCCGTCATGTCACTCAG CTACTCAACAATTGCTTGGGGCGCCTCGTTGGACAAGGGGAGGGCGGAGAACGTGGACTACAGCTTGCGGGCATCGACGACAGCAGGGCAGGTGTTCGGTTTCTTGGGGGGGCTCGGCGACGTGGCCTTCTCCTACTCTGGCCACAATGTCGTGCTAGAAATCCAGGCTACCATCCCATCGACGCCGGGCAACCCGTCCAAGAAGCCAATGTGGAAGGGTGTGGTGGTCGCCTACATCATCATCGCCGCCTGCTACATGCCGGTGGCATTTATCGGCTACTGGGCGTTTGGCAACAGTGTCGACGACAACATCCTCATCACCCTCAACAAGCCCAAGTGGCTCATCGCCATGGCCAACATGATGGTCGTCGTTCATCTCATCGGTAGCTACCAG ATTTACGCGATGCCAGTGTTCGACATGATGGAGACGTTTCTGGTGAGGAAGCTGGAATTCGCACCAGGCATTATGCTCCGTCTGATCACCCGGACCATCTATGTTG CCTTCACCATGTTCGTCGGCATGACCTTCCCGTTCTTCGGTGGCCTCATCGGGTTCTTCGGCGGGCTGGCCTTCGCGCCGACGACCTATTTC CTGCCCTGCATCATGTGGCTCATCATCTGCAAGCCCAGGAGATTCAGCCTCTCATGGTTCACCAACTGG ATTTGCATCGTCCTTGGTGTCATTCTGATGATCATCGCGCCCATCGGAGGGCTCAGGCAGATCATCATTTCTGCCAAGACATACAAGTTCTACTCATAG